Proteins encoded in a region of the Chloroflexota bacterium genome:
- a CDS encoding enoyl-CoA hydratase/isomerase family protein, translated as MSYKYIIYEAKDHIATITLNKPEKMNAFQWLGRGEDAREVWDAFDQAADDDDVKVIILKGSGKAFTVGHDLTKVGFLYGMGTGKEGERRPSQRIRLKYDKMGMDDNMMHVFLNPKITIAQLHGWCIGGGIYFPLLCDLAVASEDAQLGLTEQRLGFSGSGVLGITHLIYHVGMKRALELLLTGKVITGKEAAAIGLVNKAVPADKLDEETMKYAKAMTLLPRDGIAIGKATRHLIYDRIGLISDFIPAYISHTLFTNVRWEDDEYNFFKERRDKGSAKEAFHKRDERYKGLV; from the coding sequence ATGAGTTACAAGTACATCATCTATGAAGCAAAGGACCATATCGCCACGATCACTCTGAACAAGCCAGAGAAGATGAATGCTTTTCAGTGGTTGGGCCGTGGCGAGGATGCGCGGGAGGTTTGGGATGCCTTTGATCAGGCCGCCGATGACGATGACGTGAAAGTAATCATTCTCAAGGGCTCAGGGAAAGCCTTCACCGTCGGTCATGACCTCACCAAGGTGGGCTTCCTTTATGGTATGGGCACAGGGAAGGAGGGGGAGCGTCGTCCCAGCCAGAGAATAAGGCTGAAGTATGACAAGATGGGCATGGATGACAATATGATGCACGTATTTCTCAATCCCAAGATAACCATTGCCCAGCTTCACGGCTGGTGCATCGGTGGAGGAATCTACTTCCCTCTGCTGTGCGACTTGGCGGTGGCATCTGAAGATGCCCAACTGGGACTTACTGAGCAAAGATTGGGGTTCTCCGGCAGCGGTGTGCTTGGCATAACACATCTGATCTATCATGTGGGTATGAAAAGAGCCCTCGAACTCCTGCTTACCGGGAAGGTAATAACCGGCAAGGAAGCCGCCGCAATCGGGTTGGTGAATAAGGCCGTCCCGGCAGATAAGCTGGATGAGGAGACCATGAAGTACGCCAAGGCCATGACTCTTCTACCCCGTGACGGTATTGCTATTGGCAAGGCCACCCGTCACCTTATCTACGATAGAATAGGTTTGATCAGTGACTTCATTCCAGCGTACATCTCGCATACTCTGTTCACCAACGTGAGGTGGGAGGATGACGAATACAACTTCTTCAAGGAGAGGAGAGACAAGGGCAGCGCTAAAGAGGCCTTCCATAAGAGAGACGAACGCTATAAGGGACTGGTGTAA
- a CDS encoding ribose-phosphate pyrophosphokinase: MIDELRVFSGNAHPALAQGICDYLGTPLGKAEISEFSNENIFVRLLESVRERDVFVVQPICSPVNKSLMELLIMLDAVKRASAGRITAVVPYYGYGRTDKKDQPRVPITARLVADLITVAGANRLLTVDLHAGQIQGFFQIPVDELTALHLLSRHFRKKGMDNLVVVATDIGISKRARDLAERLDAPLAIIEKRRVGNTGKSDTLNVIGDVKGRCALTVDDEIDTAGSLVGAVAALQQHGAKEVYACCTHPVLSGLAVENIQSCPVKEVVVTDTLPVTGNKKLKKITILSVAPILGEAIHRIHTGLSMGALFEKFEE, translated from the coding sequence ATGATTGACGAACTGAGGGTATTCAGCGGCAATGCTCATCCTGCTCTAGCCCAAGGGATATGCGACTATCTTGGCACACCTTTGGGGAAAGCTGAGATCTCTGAGTTCAGTAATGAGAACATCTTCGTTCGCCTCCTGGAAAGCGTGAGGGAAAGAGACGTTTTCGTAGTTCAGCCAATCTGCTCCCCGGTAAACAAGAGCTTGATGGAGCTTCTAATTATGCTCGATGCCGTGAAGCGTGCCTCAGCGGGCAGGATTACCGCTGTCGTTCCCTACTATGGCTATGGACGCACCGACAAAAAGGATCAGCCTCGCGTCCCCATAACGGCAAGGCTGGTGGCCGACCTCATCACTGTGGCCGGGGCTAATCGATTGCTCACTGTAGATTTGCACGCTGGGCAGATTCAGGGCTTTTTCCAGATTCCCGTAGACGAGCTTACCGCCCTCCACCTCCTCAGCCGCCACTTCAGGAAAAAAGGGATGGACAACTTAGTTGTGGTAGCCACCGACATTGGGATTTCCAAACGGGCGCGCGATCTGGCAGAGAGGCTGGATGCCCCACTGGCCATTATTGAGAAGAGAAGGGTGGGCAATACGGGTAAATCCGATACCCTAAACGTTATTGGTGATGTGAAGGGAAGGTGTGCCCTTACCGTGGATGATGAGATAGATACAGCTGGATCACTTGTTGGTGCAGTAGCCGCCCTGCAACAACATGGTGCCAAGGAAGTCTATGCCTGCTGCACTCATCCCGTTCTATCTGGACTGGCCGTGGAGAATATCCAATCCTGCCCGGTGAAGGAAGTAGTCGTTACAGACACTCTCCCTGTCACTGGGAATAAGAAGTTGAAGAAAATCACCATTCTATCAGTGGCTCCTATCTTGGGAGAGGCCATCCACCGCATCCACACCGGGCTCTCCATGGGCGCGCTGTTCGAAAAGTTCGAAGAGTAA
- the secA gene encoding preprotein translocase subunit SecA produces MLKWLGSLVDSNERALQRLQSLVDKINALEPELEQLSSAELRAKTDEFRARYQESNRLDELLPEAFAAVREAANRTIRQRHFDVQLMGGMVLHQGKIAEMKTGEGKTLVATLPLYLNSITGEGSHLVTVNDYLAKRDCQWMGPIYHALGMSVASIVHQDPASPQASSYVYDPDYDSRDPRWRHLRPASRRQAYEADITYGTNNEFGFDYLRDNMVIDLSQCVQRTLHYAIVDEVDYILIDESRTPLIISGAAEESAQKYATFARLVPQMLKETDYTVDEKLRAVSITDNGIAKIERLLKQEGLLKSPDLYDPSNYALTHYLESALKAHVLFRRDKDYVVTKGKDGPEVVIVDEFTGRLMPGRRYSEGLHQAIEAKERVKVQRESVTLATITFQNYFRLYEKLAGMTGTAATEAEELDKIYKLEVVAIPTNKEMIRDDYTDQIYKAEEAKFKAVCNEIEKFHAEQRPVLIGTTSIEKSELLSGLLQRRGIPHQVLNAKLHEKEASIIAQAGKLGAVTVATNMAGRGVDIILGGEPPDYKPYEEINDYILKETAEFIDQGVILLKEQQVFKGWEEAIQENLTQTRNAISLQEETIRQRLQKLRDYQEASNEPDNAKLSEITREIDQQEQILKASLEKYQYLIDSQADEIYEELKAYLSKAEKPSILQEIRSLIDAREKAKQGKRTIAEVLLEQRKRFLDWLNNHRQVMNLGGLHVIGTEKHEARRIDNQLRGRSGRQGDPGSSRFYVSLEDDVVRRFGGDRVKGFMEWAGIGEDVPIEHSLVNRAIESSQVKVEGYHFEVRKHLVDYDDVVNKHREVIYSERKGILSNTDLKANIQSMIQDELGRLVAAHAGEEQPSIEGLLEDVKPIMPLPPELNSQTLSQIRPEEIESRLVEHAKSLYENKEQEVGEQNMRILERLVMLRVLDNLWTEHLTMMDHMRQGIGLQAVGQSDPLVAYKKEGHAMFQSLLANVQHDIVHTFYHVDIVKKESAQQATASKRNAVPDDKRTGRNDPCPCGSGKKYKKCCGK; encoded by the coding sequence ATGCTCAAGTGGTTGGGCAGTCTGGTTGACTCCAATGAGAGAGCGCTTCAGCGGCTGCAATCCCTTGTAGATAAGATAAATGCCCTGGAGCCTGAATTAGAACAACTCAGCAGCGCCGAGCTACGGGCTAAGACTGACGAATTCAGGGCCCGTTATCAAGAGAGCAATAGGCTAGACGAACTCCTCCCGGAGGCCTTTGCTGCTGTGAGAGAGGCTGCGAATCGCACGATAAGGCAGCGCCACTTCGATGTGCAGCTAATGGGAGGCATGGTTCTCCATCAGGGGAAAATCGCCGAGATGAAGACGGGCGAAGGTAAGACACTAGTTGCCACTTTGCCCTTATACCTCAATTCCATTACTGGTGAAGGAAGCCATCTGGTTACTGTGAACGATTACCTGGCAAAGCGTGACTGCCAGTGGATGGGACCTATCTACCATGCTCTTGGGATGAGCGTAGCCAGCATCGTACATCAAGACCCTGCCAGTCCCCAGGCTTCATCTTACGTTTATGACCCCGACTACGACTCGAGAGATCCGAGATGGCGTCATCTGCGACCTGCCTCCCGCCGCCAGGCCTACGAGGCTGATATCACCTACGGTACTAACAACGAGTTCGGCTTCGATTACCTGCGCGACAACATGGTGATAGACCTCTCTCAGTGCGTGCAGCGCACCTTACACTACGCCATAGTGGACGAGGTAGATTATATCCTCATTGATGAATCCCGTACTCCCCTTATTATCAGCGGTGCGGCCGAGGAATCAGCACAAAAATATGCCACCTTCGCTCGCCTTGTCCCTCAGATGCTGAAGGAAACAGACTACACCGTAGACGAGAAACTGCGCGCAGTTTCCATTACGGATAACGGCATAGCTAAGATAGAGAGATTACTTAAACAGGAAGGCTTGCTCAAATCTCCAGATCTTTACGATCCCAGTAATTATGCTCTTACGCATTACCTGGAAAGCGCCCTCAAAGCTCATGTTCTCTTCAGGAGGGACAAGGACTACGTCGTAACTAAGGGGAAGGATGGGCCAGAGGTTGTCATCGTCGATGAGTTCACCGGACGCTTGATGCCAGGACGAAGATACTCCGAGGGACTGCACCAGGCCATCGAAGCCAAAGAAAGGGTGAAGGTACAGAGAGAGAGTGTGACTCTGGCGACTATTACCTTCCAGAACTACTTCCGTCTTTATGAGAAACTGGCTGGGATGACCGGGACGGCAGCTACCGAGGCTGAGGAGTTGGACAAGATCTACAAACTCGAAGTGGTGGCCATTCCCACGAACAAAGAAATGATTCGCGATGACTACACTGATCAAATATACAAGGCCGAGGAAGCCAAGTTCAAAGCCGTATGCAATGAGATAGAGAAATTCCACGCCGAGCAGCGGCCGGTGCTGATAGGCACCACCTCTATTGAGAAATCAGAACTCCTCAGCGGATTGCTGCAGCGGAGAGGAATACCCCATCAGGTACTAAACGCCAAGCTCCATGAGAAGGAAGCTTCCATTATTGCCCAGGCAGGAAAGCTCGGGGCGGTGACAGTAGCCACCAATATGGCAGGACGAGGTGTCGATATCATCCTTGGCGGTGAGCCGCCAGACTACAAACCGTATGAGGAAATAAACGACTACATCCTAAAAGAAACTGCGGAGTTCATCGATCAGGGAGTCATTCTCCTTAAAGAACAACAGGTCTTTAAGGGTTGGGAAGAGGCCATTCAAGAGAACCTAACCCAAACAAGAAATGCCATAAGCCTTCAAGAGGAGACAATAAGACAAAGACTGCAAAAACTGCGCGATTATCAGGAGGCCTCGAATGAACCGGATAATGCAAAGTTGTCTGAAATAACCAGAGAAATTGATCAGCAGGAACAGATACTAAAGGCAAGCCTTGAGAAATATCAATACCTAATTGACTCACAGGCTGACGAAATCTATGAAGAGTTGAAGGCCTATCTCTCTAAAGCTGAAAAGCCCTCTATCCTTCAGGAGATTAGATCCCTGATAGATGCCAGAGAAAAGGCAAAGCAAGGCAAGCGGACTATTGCCGAAGTCCTATTAGAACAAAGAAAACGGTTCCTCGATTGGCTTAACAATCATAGGCAGGTCATGAACCTCGGCGGGCTTCACGTTATCGGTACGGAGAAGCACGAGGCCAGACGCATCGACAACCAACTCCGTGGCCGTTCGGGTCGTCAGGGAGACCCGGGAAGCTCGCGCTTCTACGTGTCCCTCGAGGATGATGTAGTACGCCGCTTTGGTGGTGACAGGGTTAAAGGCTTCATGGAGTGGGCAGGCATTGGGGAAGATGTTCCCATCGAGCACTCGCTGGTAAACAGGGCGATCGAAAGCTCTCAGGTCAAGGTCGAGGGTTACCATTTTGAAGTCCGCAAGCATCTGGTGGATTACGATGACGTTGTGAACAAACATCGAGAAGTGATTTACAGCGAACGAAAAGGTATCCTCAGCAACACTGACCTCAAAGCCAATATTCAATCCATGATCCAAGATGAACTTGGCAGATTAGTAGCAGCTCATGCCGGTGAAGAACAGCCCAGCATAGAAGGCCTACTGGAAGACGTGAAGCCCATCATGCCTCTACCACCCGAATTGAATAGCCAAACACTCTCTCAGATACGCCCAGAGGAAATCGAGTCAAGACTGGTTGAACATGCAAAGTCCCTTTATGAAAACAAGGAACAGGAAGTTGGCGAGCAGAACATGCGTATACTGGAGCGTCTGGTGATGCTGCGTGTTCTGGACAACCTGTGGACAGAGCATCTGACTATGATGGATCACATGCGCCAGGGGATTGGGCTACAGGCCGTCGGACAAAGCGATCCACTGGTAGCCTATAAGAAGGAAGGCCACGCCATGTTCCAGAGCCTGCTGGCCAATGTTCAGCATGACATAGTACACACCTTCTACCACGTGGATATTGTGAAGAAAGAGTCTGCACAACAGGCAACAGCTAGCAAACGCAACGCAGTTCCTGACGACAAAAGAACAGGACGCAATGATCCTTGTCCCTGCGGTAGCGGCAAGAAGTACAAGAAGTGCTGCGGCAAATAG
- the polX gene encoding DNA polymerase/3'-5' exonuclease PolX, with the protein MLRQIDCRTTHNYPLSKTIMKNSEVAKVFQDIADLLELKGESLFKVRAYQKAVRSIEHLPVELEQLMKKGGLREVPGIGEAIEKKITELLTTGHLTYYENLRAEFPKGIMSLLQVPGIGPKTAMRLSTELGIRSLEELETAIIDGRVTGLSRLGEKTAENILRHLQSMRNKEQRIPIGIALSLAEDIMTSLQQRTHVRNLTPAGSLRRFKDTIGDIDLLGTAEDADAVSDAFISLPQVKEVLAKGGTKASVVTNRDLQVDLRILEHDAFGSMLQYFTGSKQHNIALRERGQRQGLKLSEYGITNLRDGRLEKFVTEEEFYHRLGLQYIPPELREGQQEIERAKDNTIPRLLELSDIKGDLHVHTDWSDGNGSLKAMALAARALGYQYIAITDHSRGRGIAHGLNEERVREQVAEIKKLNEGLRDIRILTGIEVDIRADGRLDLSDDILKELDVVTAAVHSSMGQDQERMTRRILQAMVNPHVDMIAHLTCRLLGEREPVALDMEAIFRTAAQTGTVLEINAMPDRLDLKDIHIFRARELGVKLALGTDAHSTEHLHYMRFGVGIARRGWCEMQHLLNTLSAEEVLASLKHC; encoded by the coding sequence GTGCTGCGGCAAATAGATTGCCGCACCACCCACAACTACCCATTATCCAAAACAATTATGAAGAACAGCGAAGTTGCCAAAGTGTTTCAAGATATCGCTGATCTCCTTGAGCTCAAAGGCGAGAGTCTTTTCAAGGTCAGAGCTTACCAGAAAGCTGTCCGCTCCATCGAACATCTGCCAGTAGAGTTGGAGCAGCTTATGAAAAAAGGTGGATTGAGGGAAGTCCCTGGAATCGGCGAAGCTATCGAGAAGAAGATCACTGAGCTATTGACTACCGGGCACCTCACATACTACGAAAACCTGCGGGCCGAATTCCCCAAAGGAATTATGTCGCTGCTCCAGGTACCAGGCATCGGGCCAAAAACCGCGATGCGGCTTTCCACGGAGTTGGGAATAAGATCTCTGGAGGAGTTGGAAACTGCCATCATCGATGGAAGAGTAACTGGACTGTCCCGCCTGGGTGAAAAGACCGCCGAGAACATCCTGCGTCACCTTCAGTCAATGCGCAACAAAGAGCAGCGTATTCCCATTGGCATAGCTCTTTCGCTGGCTGAAGATATCATGACGTCCCTTCAGCAACGCACCCACGTACGGAATCTTACCCCAGCAGGGAGTCTGCGTCGTTTCAAAGATACAATAGGGGACATCGACCTCCTGGGTACCGCTGAGGATGCTGACGCAGTCAGCGATGCTTTCATCAGCCTGCCTCAAGTGAAGGAGGTGCTGGCCAAAGGTGGCACAAAGGCAAGCGTAGTTACCAATAGAGATCTTCAGGTAGACCTACGGATATTGGAGCATGATGCCTTCGGCTCCATGCTCCAATATTTCACTGGCAGCAAGCAGCATAATATCGCTCTCAGAGAAAGGGGCCAGCGGCAGGGATTAAAGTTGAGTGAATACGGTATCACTAATCTGCGAGACGGAAGGTTAGAGAAGTTTGTCACTGAAGAGGAATTCTATCACCGTCTGGGGCTCCAGTATATTCCCCCAGAGTTGCGGGAGGGACAACAGGAGATAGAAAGAGCAAAAGATAACACCATCCCCAGGTTATTGGAGCTTTCAGACATAAAGGGAGATCTTCATGTTCATACCGACTGGAGCGATGGGAATGGTTCATTGAAAGCCATGGCCTTAGCAGCTCGTGCTCTGGGTTACCAATACATAGCAATCACTGACCATTCCAGAGGCCGAGGGATTGCCCATGGCTTGAACGAGGAGAGAGTGAGAGAGCAGGTAGCAGAAATAAAGAAGCTCAACGAGGGACTGAGAGATATTCGTATTCTCACTGGCATCGAGGTGGACATCCGTGCTGACGGGAGACTTGACCTTTCTGACGATATTCTCAAGGAGCTCGATGTGGTAACTGCTGCAGTACATTCATCCATGGGACAAGATCAAGAGAGAATGACCCGAAGAATTCTTCAAGCGATGGTGAATCCCCATGTGGACATGATAGCTCATCTTACTTGTCGGCTGTTGGGGGAGAGAGAGCCAGTCGCCCTGGACATGGAGGCCATCTTCCGTACTGCAGCCCAAACCGGTACAGTCCTGGAAATCAACGCCATGCCGGATCGCCTCGACCTCAAGGATATCCATATCTTTAGAGCCAGAGAGCTGGGAGTGAAGCTGGCCTTAGGCACCGACGCCCATAGCACTGAGCATCTGCACTATATGCGCTTCGGTGTGGGCATAGCCCGCCGTGGCTGGTGTGAGATGCAGCATCTATTAAACACACTGTCGGCAGAAGAGGTGCTGGCCTCTCTAAAGCACTGCTAG
- a CDS encoding helix-turn-helix transcriptional regulator, translated as MKQRKQKGWDADHIRALRRHLGLTQQELADELGTRQQTISEWETGMYKPRGTSSTLLAIVAERAGFDYKATPSDSI; from the coding sequence ATGAAGCAGAGGAAACAAAAAGGCTGGGATGCTGATCACATCCGCGCCCTGCGGCGACACCTGGGTTTAACCCAACAGGAGCTAGCCGATGAACTGGGAACTCGGCAGCAGACCATCAGTGAGTGGGAGACAGGGATGTACAAGCCTCGGGGTACCTCATCTACCCTGCTTGCTATTGTTGCCGAGAGAGCCGGTTTTGACTACAAGGCAACTCCCTCTGACTCTATCTGA
- a CDS encoding acyltransferase family protein, translating to MKVTSSSNRLYHGFDYLRAIMIAAVVAIHTALFQKPSEFDINTYNFSHYHVTIFNVVHFNFLSLAVPVFFLVSLFLFGVRGGNRAYFTGRIERLVYLYFFWVALWGLHFGGFTALASYVRHMDIKGVIQWIVTGDYSVHYFLFSLILLTCAFYFCRKLPKSALWLLLGGSLLIIVVVPVVVMNEPRFPSSTHIGIP from the coding sequence ATGAAAGTGACATCCTCGAGTAACCGCCTATACCACGGGTTTGACTACCTACGGGCTATCATGATAGCGGCAGTAGTAGCTATTCATACGGCGCTATTCCAGAAACCGAGTGAGTTCGACATAAACACATATAACTTCTCGCATTACCATGTGACAATCTTCAACGTAGTACATTTCAACTTTCTGTCTCTAGCAGTCCCAGTCTTTTTCTTGGTGTCGCTATTCCTGTTTGGAGTCAGGGGGGGCAATCGGGCATATTTTACTGGGCGCATTGAAAGACTGGTTTACTTGTATTTTTTCTGGGTGGCACTCTGGGGTCTTCACTTTGGTGGGTTTACGGCCCTGGCCAGCTATGTCCGGCACATGGACATCAAGGGTGTGATTCAGTGGATAGTGACTGGTGACTACTCAGTTCACTACTTCCTTTTCTCTCTGATCCTGTTAACCTGCGCTTTCTATTTCTGCCGCAAGCTTCCGAAATCTGCCCTTTGGCTACTGCTGGGCGGCTCGCTATTGATTATAGTGGTCGTGCCAGTAGTCGTAATGAACGAACCCCGATTTCCATCCTCGACGCATATTGGAATCCCATGA